From Amycolatopsis sp. WQ 127309:
GAGGAGCCCGAGGGCCCGGACTGGCCCGAAGGTCCGGCGCCGGAGACCGAGGCGGCTCCGGCCGAGGTGTCCGAATCCGCGGGGTGAGCCGTGCCCGAGGGTGACACCGTCTACCTCGTCGGGAAGCGCTTCGACCGCGCGCTGGCCGGGAAGACGTTGCTGCGCGGGCAGTTCCGCGTGCCGCAACTGGCCACTGTGGACCTCGCCGGGCGTGACGTGCTCGGCGTCGGCACGGTCGGCAAGCACCTGTTCACGCGCTTCTCCGGCGACCTGACCCTGCACTCGCACCTGATGATGGACGGCATGTGGGACGTCTACGCGGCCGGCGCGAAGTGGCGCCGGCCCGGGCACCACGCCCGCGTGGTCCTGACCGCGGCCGACGTCCAGGTGATCGGGTTCCGCGTCCACGACCTCAGGCTCGTGCCCGCGTCGAAGGAACGCGACCTCGTCGCCCACCTCGGCCCGGACTTGCTCGATCCACAGTGGACGGACGAGCACGCGGCCCGGGCGACGGCCGCGCTGGCCGCCGAGCCGGCCCGCGAGCTGGGGCTGGCGCTGCTCGACCAGCGCGTGATGGCGGGCGTCGGGAACCTGTACAAGTGCGAGATGTGCTTCCTGCTCGGCGTGACGCCGTGGACGCCGGTGTCCGAAGTGGACGCCGCGCAAACGGTCGCGCTGGGCCGGAAGCTGCTGCTGGCCAACGCCGCCTCCGGGCGGTTCGACCAGAGCACCACCGGCCACCTCGACCGCAACCGGAAGAACTGGGTCTACGAGCGCACCCGCCAGGGCTGCTTCCGCTGCGGCGGCCCCACCCTGGTGCGCACGCAGGGCCACGACGTCCGGCAGCGGCCGACGTGGTTCTGCCCGAAGTGCCAGTCCGGCCCCGCTCCCACGCGCTGAGCCGACCCCGACCGGGCCGGCGCGGAGACCCTCGTGTTCGCGCTCCGCGAACGCCCGGCGTCGAACGTGCGCACGGGCCGGGTCACCGCCGTCGACGCGTCCTTCCTCGGTGACGCGCGGAAAGCTCTCCTGAAAAGTGAGATCCGGCAAATGACGTTGCCGGGTCGCGGGAACTTCGTTTAGCGTGGCGGTACACGAGAGAGGAGGTGGTCCTAAGTTGTATTCCAACAGGACTCGTGAGGTGACTGTCCGCTAGCGGATGGCACGAGATGGGACTTTGAGCAGCGATACAACGGAGCCACCTTCGGCTCATCGCCTGCTTCCCGTGTTTGCCTGATAGCGAATACCAGGCAGTCACCGGGCCCCCAGGGTTCCCGGGCACCGGTCCGGCCCGGGCTCGAGCGTTTGACGGCGTTCGAGAGACCCCCTGGGGGTACCCCAATACCGCTCATTTGTGCAGGTCATCCCGCCGATCGGCGGTCGATGACCGCCCGGCGATCCGACCTTCGTCTTCGCCGATCCGGTTTCGCCGTTCTGTCCCCCGAACGGGTCAACCGTCGCTAGCCTGGAACCATGCTCAGGCCCGACTACCCGATCACCACGGAACGCCTGCTCCTGCGCCCGTTCACGCCCGACGACCTCGACGCGCTGAACTCCTTCCAGTCCCGCTCCGACGTCGCCCGCTACCTGTACTGGGGCCCGCGCAGCCGCGCCGAATCGGCCGCCGCGCTCGCGAAACGGGTGCACAGCTCGACGTTGACGCACGAGGGGCAGCTCCTGGCCGTCGCGGTCGAGCTGGCCGAGACCGGGCAGCTGATCGGCGACCTGAACCTCGAGTGGCTCAGCAGTGAGCACCGCCAAGGCGAGATCGGGTTCGTCTTCCACCCCGACCACCACGGCAAGGGCCTGGCCGCCGAAGCCGCCACCGAGCTGCTGCGCCTGGGCTTCGAAGACCTGGGGCTGCACCGGATCATCGGCCGCTGCGACGGCCGCAACACCGCCTCCGCCGCGCTCATGCAGCGCCTCGGCATGCGTGAGGAAGCGCGGCTGCGGGAGAACGAGATCGTCAAGGGCGAGTGGACCGACGAGCTCGTCTTCGCGATGCTCGAGGACGAGTGGAAGGACCGCGAGTAGTGGGCTCGTTCACGTCGAGGTGACGCTCCGGTCGCGCGGTCCGGGCGATTTGGCAGCATGAGGGCGTGTTCTTCGACAAGATCGTCCGCCCGGCGCTGTACCGGCTGTCCTACCACGACCCCGAGCTGGTGCACGAGCGCACGATCGGCGTCCTCTCCCGCCTCGGCAAGGCCACCTCGGTGCTGAGCCGCGTCAGCCGCGTCGACGACCCGGTGACGACGCTGGGCCTGCGCTTCCCGAACCGCGTCGGCCTCGCCGCCGGGATGGACAAGAACGGCCGGGCGCTGCCCGCGTGGGCCGGGCTCGGCTTCGGTTTCGTCGAGGTCGGCACCGTGACGCGGCTGGCGCAGCCGGGCAACCCGAAGCCGCGGCTGTTCACCCTCCCCGAGACCGACGCGGTCATCAACCGCATGGGCTTCAACAACGACGGCGCCGGAGCGCTCGCGGCGAAGCTCGCCCGGGAGGGCAAACCGGGCGTGCCGCTCGGGATCAGCATCGGGAAGTCGAAGGTCACGCCGCTCGAAGACGCCGTCGAGGACTACCGGTTCTCGCTGCGCGCGCTGCACCCGTACGCCGACTACTTCGCGATCAACGTCAGCTCGCCGAACACGCCGGGGCTGCGTCAGCTGCAGGACCGCGCGGCGCTGGCCGAGCTGCTCAGCGAGCTGCGGGCGACGTCCGTCGAGCTGGCCGGTGGCGCCACGCCGACGCCGGTGCTGGTGAAGGTCGCCCCCGACCTGACCGACGACGCGCTGGCCGAGCTGCTGGAGGTCAGCCTCGAGCACGGCGTCGCCGGGATCATCGCCACCAACACGACCCTGTCCCGCGACGGCATCGCGGCCGCGGAGAGCGGCCTGGCCGGACAGGCGGGAGGGCTGTCCGGCCGGCCGCTGACCACCCGCGCGGCCGAGGTCGTGCGCTTCGTGCACGACCACACCGGCGGGAGCCTGCCGATCATCGGCGTCGGCGGCATCCTCGGCCCGGACGACGCCGTCCGGCTGGTGGACGCCGGCGCGTCGCTCGTGCAGCTCTACACCGGGTTCGCGCTGCACGGGCCGGGTCTGGTGCGCCGCGTCAGCCGTGGCCTCGCGGCCCGGCGGTAGACGTGAAGCGCACGTAGCCGCGCCAGGACTCGTAGCGTTCCAGGCCCGGCGCTGCCGTCGTCGCGTCCTTCTCGCACCGGACGGCCAGGACGCGGGACCCGTCCTCCAGCTCGACGCGGGCCAGCACGAACGGCTCCGGCAGCGTGGCGGCGAACCGGCCCAGCGCGGCCGGGGACAGCCGCCAGCGCTCGCCGTCCAGGCCACTGCCGTCGACGTCGTCGAGCACGCCCGGCTGCGGCGGTTCGGTGGCCAGCAGCACCATCCGGTACCGCTCGGCGGTCCGGACCGGGCCGGTGAAGCGGGCGCCGAGCTCGGTGAGCCGGGAGTTGAGCGGCTGGCCGCGCAGGTGCGCGCCGAACACGACGAGGTCCTCGCCGGGCTCCGGGTAGTGCGTCATCGGCTCGTCCGTGCAGACGGTGGCGAGGTCGAGGGCGATCTGGTCCTCGAACGCGCGCGTCACGAAGGTGACGCCGAACGGGCGGCGGTCGCCCGGCAGCACCGGGACGGTGACCGCGGCCAGGTCGAGCACATTCACGAACGAGCTGTAGGTGGCCAGGCGGTGGCTCACGCCGATCGGGTCGGCCAGCGCTTCGGCGAGGTCCGGGTGGTCCGGCACCGTCGGCAC
This genomic window contains:
- a CDS encoding DNA-formamidopyrimidine glycosylase family protein; this translates as MPEGDTVYLVGKRFDRALAGKTLLRGQFRVPQLATVDLAGRDVLGVGTVGKHLFTRFSGDLTLHSHLMMDGMWDVYAAGAKWRRPGHHARVVLTAADVQVIGFRVHDLRLVPASKERDLVAHLGPDLLDPQWTDEHAARATAALAAEPARELGLALLDQRVMAGVGNLYKCEMCFLLGVTPWTPVSEVDAAQTVALGRKLLLANAASGRFDQSTTGHLDRNRKNWVYERTRQGCFRCGGPTLVRTQGHDVRQRPTWFCPKCQSGPAPTR
- a CDS encoding GNAT family N-acetyltransferase, encoding MLRPDYPITTERLLLRPFTPDDLDALNSFQSRSDVARYLYWGPRSRAESAAALAKRVHSSTLTHEGQLLAVAVELAETGQLIGDLNLEWLSSEHRQGEIGFVFHPDHHGKGLAAEAATELLRLGFEDLGLHRIIGRCDGRNTASAALMQRLGMREEARLRENEIVKGEWTDELVFAMLEDEWKDRE
- a CDS encoding quinone-dependent dihydroorotate dehydrogenase, translating into MFFDKIVRPALYRLSYHDPELVHERTIGVLSRLGKATSVLSRVSRVDDPVTTLGLRFPNRVGLAAGMDKNGRALPAWAGLGFGFVEVGTVTRLAQPGNPKPRLFTLPETDAVINRMGFNNDGAGALAAKLAREGKPGVPLGISIGKSKVTPLEDAVEDYRFSLRALHPYADYFAINVSSPNTPGLRQLQDRAALAELLSELRATSVELAGGATPTPVLVKVAPDLTDDALAELLEVSLEHGVAGIIATNTTLSRDGIAAAESGLAGQAGGLSGRPLTTRAAEVVRFVHDHTGGSLPIIGVGGILGPDDAVRLVDAGASLVQLYTGFALHGPGLVRRVSRGLAARR